TTTGGTAGTTTTATGCTTTTTAGGCCGCCAGTGAGTTAATTTCTGCAAATATCTGCGAATCCAAAAAGCCTCTAAGCTCAATTGTTTTTGATCTGCATGCAGCATTGCATAGCCCACATCCCATACATACACCGGGATTCACCTCGGCAACTTCTTTAATAAGGTTGCCATCCCTATCTTTTATTTCCTTCGATGTAATCGCTCCATAGGGACAAATATTCAAACAATCAAAACATGCGATACAATTAGCCTCATTAACCTCTGCTGTAATAGGTTCTCTTTGTAGAGTTTCCTGAGAAAGAAGACCAAGAACCTTTGATGCAGCAGCCGAGCCCTGAGCAACACTTTCAGGGACGTCTTTCGGCCCTTGACATGCACCAGCAAGGAAAATTCCCGCCGTATTTGTTTCAACAGGTCTCAGTTTTGGATGAGACTCAGAATAGAATTGATATTTATCGTAAGAAATACCTAGAGTCTGAGCTAGTTTATCAGCGCCTTTTCTGGCCGTCATAGCTGTTGCAAGAACGACCATATCGGCTTCTATTGTGAGTGGCTTTCCGCTAATTGTATCAGCGCCCTTAACAATGAGCTTACCCTCTCTTTCATATACTCTCGAAACTCTCCCTCTATGATACTGAGCACCATCCTCTTCTATTGCACGTCTTACAAACTCTTCATAGTTTTTTCCACCAGCTCTGATATCCATATAGAAGACATGGGCTTTACCATGATGAACCTTATGTCTATAAAGCATGGTATGTTTAGCTGAGTACATACAGCAAATTTTTGAACAGTAACTGACGCCTTTACTCTCATCTCTTGACCCGACACACTGGATAAATACGACCGTTTCGGGAACCTTTCCATCAGAAGGCCTCTGAATTTCGCCTGCCGTATATCCGGCAGCACTAGCCATTCTTTCAAAGGTTAGACCATCAATTACATCTTTAAATTTTCCATAACCGTACTCTCCAAACTTATCGAGAGGCATGGTATCATAACCGGTAGCTACAACTATGGCGCCTACATCTTCATAGATAATCTCATCTTTTTGTTCAAAGTCGATACATTTAGGTCCACACACTTTTTCACAGACCCGGCACTTTCCAGTCTTGTAATAAATACAGCTATCCCTGTCAATAACAGGAACATTTGGAACAGCCTGAGGAAAGGGAACAGAGATGGATTTAGTCATACCCAAACCCATCTCAAATGGATTGGGAACTTTTTTAGGACATTTTTCGATGCATATACCGCATCCGGTACATTCATCTTCTATAACACTTTTTGCTTTTTTTCTAATGCGTAATCTGAAGTTGCCAACAAATCCATCAAGCGCTTCAACTTCAGCATAGGTATAAATCTTGATGTTCGGATTGAGAGAGGCCTCTACCATTTTTGGCGTCATAATGCACTGTGAACAATCGAGCGTAGGAAAGGTCTCTGAAAGCTGAATCATATGCCCACCGAGGGAGCTGGACTTTTCAACAATAACAACTTCAGTTCCTGATGCAGCAATGTCAAGAGCTGCCTGGATTCCGGCAATTCCACCGCCAACAATGAGTGCCCTTTTGGTAACAGGCATAGTAATCTTTTCTAATTCTTCATTGTTCCTGACTTTCTCAATCATCTTTTTGGTCAGGTCAAGCGACTTTACCGTCCCTTCAGCCTTGTCAGGGTGAACCCATGAGCATTGCTCCCTGATGTTTGCCATTTCAACTTTAAATGCGTTAAGACCTGCCGCCTCAGAAGCGTTTCGGAAGGTTTTTTCATGCATATGAGGTGAGCAAGCCGCAATGACAACACTATCGAGTTTATTTTCTTCTATAATCTCCTTCAGCTTCCCCTGCCCCGGTGCGGAGCACATGAACTTGTAATCTTCCGTATAGACAACACCGGGTTGATTTTTCATCTCTTCCGCGACTTTTACAACATCAACCGTCGCAGATATATTAGTTCCACAATGACAAACAAATACACCTGTTCTAGACATATTCTCTCCTTTACACGAACCCTTTTTCTTTTAAAAGAGGTAACGGACTTATACTGTTTGAATCAAAGGAAATGCTATTAATATCTTTTCCAAGAGCAATACTTAAAAGCTGAGTGAAGTAAATAATGGGCATTTCATCGAGATCACCAAAGTGGGACTTCTGTTTAACCTGGTTTCCATCGAGATTGAACTGACATAAGGGGCAGGTTGTTGCAATAATATCAGCACCAGCGGCGACTGCAGATTCAACAACACCAAAAGAACAGTTGGCAACATTTTCAGGATTAGTCATTGCACTGTAAGAGCCGCAACATTCACCCTTATGACTAAAATCAACAACTTCACAACCGAGAGTTTCAAGAAGACCCTCAAATATTGTCGGAGAATAAGGATCATCAAGGCCAACTTCATTATGTGGTCTCAAAAGAAAACATCCATAATATGGAGCTACTTTTAATCCCTTCAACTGAGTAGTTACCTTTTCTTTAACCTTATCGTAGCCAATCTCATCTCTTAATACTTCGAGATAATGAAGGACATTGGTATCCCCTTTGTAATCTGTTTCCAACAGGGAGTTTACAGTATCGAGCTTATTATTATCATTGTTAAATGCATAGTTAGTCCTCTTCAGGACGTTGTAGCAAACGGCGCAGAGAGTAGTCAACTTATCTTCGTTGCCCTCTTTAGTTCCTTCTTCTTTCGCATTTATGAGTACATTAGCAGGACCGGCATAACCCATGGAACTATTGTCAGTAAGTGGCAATGAAGCACCGCAGCAATTCCAATCGGTCAGTTCAACCATTGAAAAACCGAGAGCCTGGGCCGAATATTCAGCACATTGCTGAAGGTCCTTTGCATTCGTATTTAATGTACATCCGGGATAGTATGGAATATTCATCATAACACCTTTTATGGTACGTACTTTCTAAAACCGCTCACGATTGCCTGCTGCGGTGCATTTTTAACAAAATTGACAGGAAGCTTTTCGATGACTTCATCCCTGTTTCCACTGCGCATATCTTCCATCCTGAGTGCTTCCATAACGGCACCGGGATTACAAAACTTGGGACACCTGCTTCCACAAACAAGACAACCGACACAATCCCACCTGGAAGTCGCTTTTTTCAAATCATCGGACAATTCTAACTGCATATACCTCATAACCATTGAAGGAGGTAGATCCATCTTCTCAGCCATAGGGCAACCAGCCGTACATTTACCGCACTGGTAACACTTGCTTACATCTTCCCCACTGAGCTCTTCAATTTGTGCAATGTATTCGTCTTTTGCTACTTCATGGTGACCGTCAGCACTCATCCTTAATCCCTCCTGTAGGAGTCAACTCCCTTTTTGTAAAGATCTTCTCCGGTCACATCATTAGCAACTAACACGGGAAAATCCTCTACTTCAAGTCTGAAAATAGCCTCAGGACCCAAATCTTCATAGGCTACAAGTTCTTTACTTATAATTCTTTTTGCTATAAGCGCAGCCGCTCCACCAACAGCTGCAAAATAAACAGCCTTATGCTTTTTCATTGAATCTACAACTTCGGCTGACCTTGATCCTTTTCCTATCATCCCTTTGAGACCGACTTCAATCAATCTGGGTGTATAGGCATCCATCCTGTAACTCGTTGTTGGTCCGGCAGAACCTATTGGTTTACCCGGCTTGGCCGGTGCAGGACCCACATAATATATGATCTGTCCCTTTGGATCAAAAGGAAGTTCTTTTCCTTCATCTAAAAGCTCCACGAGGCGTTTATGTGCAGCATCCCTGCCTGTATAAATAACACCGGTAAGTGATACTTTATCACCAACTTTCAGAGATTCCACATCGGCATCACTAAGAGGTGTAGTCAGCTTCTTCATTCCTTCCATCAGATGACAACCTCCTTATGACGAGCAGCATGGCATTGAATATTAACAGCGACGGGAAGAGAAGCGATATGGCAGGGATGACTTTCTACCTGAACAGAAAGCGCAGTCACTCTTCCGCCGAACCCCATGGGACCTATACCAAGATCACCGATGAGTCCTTCAAGGTCTTCTTCAAGCTTCGCATCTTCAGGGACTGAACTCCTCTCACCTACGTGGCGAAGAAGCGCTTTTTTTGCAAGATAGGGCGCCTTTTCAAAGGTACCACCAAGTCCAACGCCCACTATAATAGGAGGACATGGATTGGGTCCTGCCTTTTTTACGGCATCGACAACAAAATCTTTAACACCTTCAATACCGTCAGAAGGTTTAAGCATTTTGAGAGAACTCATATTTTCACTTCCACCACCTTTGGGAGCAAAAGTAACCTTCAGTTTGTCACCGGGAACGATTTCGATATGAATGATGGCAGGCGTATTATCTTTGGTATTTACACGATTGATAGGATGAGAAACGATTGACTTTCTAAGAAACCCCTCTTCATAGCCCTGTCTTACACCTTCATTAATGGCAGAGTAAATATCACCGTCAATATGCAAGTCTCTCCCAAGTTCCAGGAAGAATACGGCGAAGCCCGTATCCTGGCACATGGGCGATCTTTCTTCTCTGGCTATACGTGAATTTTCTAAGAGTTGTTCAAGAACGGCTTTCCCGGCATGGGACTCTTCTCTTTCAAGACCATTCCTGAATGCATCGAGCACATCATCACCCAAATCAAAGTTGGCTGACATGCACATTTCTTTTACAAGGGGGGTAATATCAGAAGCTGTTATTGTTCTCATCAGACGTTTAACTTCTCCACATTTCTCTTAACATCATCCAGGGAATGATCAAGTGCTTTTTTCTCATCGTCACTAAGTTCTATCTCAATGACCTTTTCTACTCCATTTTTACCGAGCAGAACAGGAACACCCATATAGTAACCATCAATATGATACTCACCTTCGAGATAAGCCGCACAGGGAAGAATTCTCTTTTTATCCTTTATTATGGCTTCAGCCATCTCAACAGCAGAAGCGGAAGGGGCATAATATGCGCTACCTGTTTTAAGAAGCGCTACAATTTCACCACCGCCTTTTCTGGTACGCTCATTGATTGCTTCAATCTTATCGGCAGGTAAGAGTTCTGTAATTGGGATTCCGGCCACCGTAGAATATCTTGGGAGAGGAACCATCGTGTCACCATGACCACCAAGAACAAAAGCAGTAACGTCTTCTACGGACACACCGAGTTCCATAGCGATAAAGGTTCTCATACGTGCGGAATCAAGCACGCCAGCCATACCAATGACTCTGTTTTTTGGAAAACCGCTCACTTTTTTTGCAACATAAACCATAGCATCAAGAGGATTAGTTACCATAATGATGGTACAATTTGGTGAATACTTGACAATCTCCTCTGTAATCCCCTTAATGATACCTGCATTAGTGGCTAAAAGATCATCACGGCTCATACCCGGCTTTCGTGCAAGTCCTGCCGTAATTATTACGACATCCGACTCCGCTGTTTCTTCATAACCATTAGTACCAACAATAATGGAATCAAAACCTTCAACAGGGCCCGTTTCCGCCAGATCGAGACCGACGCCCTGCGGAAGACCGTCCGCTATATCGACAAGAACTACGTCGCCAAGCTCCTTGGTCGCAGCCCATAGTGCGCAGTGCGCTCCTACATGGCCTGCACCGACGACAGTAATCTTTTTCCTACCCATTTCAGTGCCTCCTAAAATAAAGATCTAAAACCGTAGATGTGTTATTATTTCCGAGAGAAAAAAAGAATGTATACTGTATACAATTATCCGGGGGGTGTCAAGGAGATTCATTACGGGAAAAAACCTAAATAAGCAAAGTCTTTTTTTATAAATAATATCTATTAAAGCATCAGGTTCTGTTGCACCAGACTATTTCCACTTTGCTACTCTTCTGGGATAAAATACATATTTATATTTGTATCCACCGGGAAAGGAAACAACATGCTCATAGGCGGCTTCCATAATGTAAGGCTGTTCTTCTTCTTCTCTGTATATTCTCAGTCCATCTTCAAAGTCTTCATCCGGGTATAGCTTAATTCTAATGTCATTCAGTTGAATCAGGGTTACTCTCCTCACTTCAGGCACACTTGCAGTTTTCAAATGAGCAACCTCTTTTCTGAATATTTCTTTTACTTGCTGATATCTTACAAGCGGTATAGCCATTTTAACGCCAATATACGCTACAGCAAGCAAAACCAGAATTAAAACGATTCCACCGAGCGTTAATTCACCTTTATTCGACTTTAAGTATTTCATGTCAAAATTATTATCATCTTTATTAATGATAGTCAACTTTAAAGTCTTAATATTCTTCAAAAATAAGAACTAAACCACAATCAGGGCATTCTTTAACGCCTTCCGGCGCATGATATCCACATGCCGGACAATTTTCTTCTTCAACAGGGTTTACATCATTGCTTTCAGGATGTGTTGATAAATAATATTCATTTAAACACTTTTCTGCACTTTCAAGGTCATTTTTAGCAATAAACAATAATGATGTGGAGCTGCAGTTACCAGGCTTGCACCCCGGCGCTAAACTGATGCAACTCTCAATACCCTTATCAAGCAGGACACGTCTTAATTCTTTGAGCCACGGACCGTTTCCTTCCTTGACAGGAACTATTTCGCCACCTGATTCCT
The DNA window shown above is from Deltaproteobacteria bacterium and carries:
- a CDS encoding CoB--CoM heterodisulfide reductase iron-sulfur subunit A family protein, yielding MSRTGVFVCHCGTNISATVDVVKVAEEMKNQPGVVYTEDYKFMCSAPGQGKLKEIIEENKLDSVVIAACSPHMHEKTFRNASEAAGLNAFKVEMANIREQCSWVHPDKAEGTVKSLDLTKKMIEKVRNNEELEKITMPVTKRALIVGGGIAGIQAALDIAASGTEVVIVEKSSSLGGHMIQLSETFPTLDCSQCIMTPKMVEASLNPNIKIYTYAEVEALDGFVGNFRLRIRKKAKSVIEDECTGCGICIEKCPKKVPNPFEMGLGMTKSISVPFPQAVPNVPVIDRDSCIYYKTGKCRVCEKVCGPKCIDFEQKDEIIYEDVGAIVVATGYDTMPLDKFGEYGYGKFKDVIDGLTFERMASAAGYTAGEIQRPSDGKVPETVVFIQCVGSRDESKGVSYCSKICCMYSAKHTMLYRHKVHHGKAHVFYMDIRAGGKNYEEFVRRAIEEDGAQYHRGRVSRVYEREGKLIVKGADTISGKPLTIEADMVVLATAMTARKGADKLAQTLGISYDKYQFYSESHPKLRPVETNTAGIFLAGACQGPKDVPESVAQGSAAASKVLGLLSQETLQREPITAEVNEANCIACFDCLNICPYGAITSKEIKDRDGNLIKEVAEVNPGVCMGCGLCNAACRSKTIELRGFLDSQIFAEINSLAA
- a CDS encoding CoB--CoM heterodisulfide reductase iron-sulfur subunit B family protein, producing the protein MMNIPYYPGCTLNTNAKDLQQCAEYSAQALGFSMVELTDWNCCGASLPLTDNSSMGYAGPANVLINAKEEGTKEGNEDKLTTLCAVCYNVLKRTNYAFNNDNNKLDTVNSLLETDYKGDTNVLHYLEVLRDEIGYDKVKEKVTTQLKGLKVAPYYGCFLLRPHNEVGLDDPYSPTIFEGLLETLGCEVVDFSHKGECCGSYSAMTNPENVANCSFGVVESAVAAGADIIATTCPLCQFNLDGNQVKQKSHFGDLDEMPIIYFTQLLSIALGKDINSISFDSNSISPLPLLKEKGFV
- a CDS encoding 4Fe-4S dicluster domain-containing protein; translation: MSADGHHEVAKDEYIAQIEELSGEDVSKCYQCGKCTAGCPMAEKMDLPPSMVMRYMQLELSDDLKKATSRWDCVGCLVCGSRCPKFCNPGAVMEALRMEDMRSGNRDEVIEKLPVNFVKNAPQQAIVSGFRKYVP
- a CDS encoding Fe-S-containing hydro-lyase encodes the protein MEGMKKLTTPLSDADVESLKVGDKVSLTGVIYTGRDAAHKRLVELLDEGKELPFDPKGQIIYYVGPAPAKPGKPIGSAGPTTSYRMDAYTPRLIEVGLKGMIGKGSRSAEVVDSMKKHKAVYFAAVGGAAALIAKRIISKELVAYEDLGPEAIFRLEVEDFPVLVANDVTGEDLYKKGVDSYRRD
- a CDS encoding fumarate hydratase, with amino-acid sequence MRTITASDITPLVKEMCMSANFDLGDDVLDAFRNGLEREESHAGKAVLEQLLENSRIAREERSPMCQDTGFAVFFLELGRDLHIDGDIYSAINEGVRQGYEEGFLRKSIVSHPINRVNTKDNTPAIIHIEIVPGDKLKVTFAPKGGGSENMSSLKMLKPSDGIEGVKDFVVDAVKKAGPNPCPPIIVGVGLGGTFEKAPYLAKKALLRHVGERSSVPEDAKLEEDLEGLIGDLGIGPMGFGGRVTALSVQVESHPCHIASLPVAVNIQCHAARHKEVVI
- the mdh gene encoding malate dehydrogenase is translated as MGRKKITVVGAGHVGAHCALWAATKELGDVVLVDIADGLPQGVGLDLAETGPVEGFDSIIVGTNGYEETAESDVVIITAGLARKPGMSRDDLLATNAGIIKGITEEIVKYSPNCTIIMVTNPLDAMVYVAKKVSGFPKNRVIGMAGVLDSARMRTFIAMELGVSVEDVTAFVLGGHGDTMVPLPRYSTVAGIPITELLPADKIEAINERTRKGGGEIVALLKTGSAYYAPSASAVEMAEAIIKDKKRILPCAAYLEGEYHIDGYYMGVPVLLGKNGVEKVIEIELSDDEKKALDHSLDDVKRNVEKLNV